The Moorena producens PAL-8-15-08-1 genomic interval GGTTACATTATTGAGCAACATTTTATTTTTGTGGGATATATCAATATCTCTATAATCTTAGCCGTTTGTTTTGTCAGCTTAGCCTGTAATTTTCTCGTTAACAATGTTAATTTGAGTCGGGACAATATTTGTTGTAATTACCTTATTTATATTATCTATTGTTGTGATACTTATCAAGTATATTATAACTAATACATGACAAGTTTTACATATTTTTGGCTTGTTTTTAGTCCAATTTAGTCTCGTTTTGGTTGTCAAAACTGTAAAACCAATCATTATTAAGCACATAATCCAAACAGTTATGTCTTTTTAAGGCTAGTCACTTCAGTCAAAACAAAACAGTACTCAAAAGCTATATAGCAGTACGGATTAAGGTTAGGACATTGATACAAGCTCAAAAGCTGTTATAGTAAACTTTTGCCTTTTGCCTTTTGCCTATTGCCTTTTGCCTTGCCCGTAGCGCTATAACCTCCCTTTAGCCCAGACCAGGCTTAGGTCGCGCGTCCAAAAAAAAAGCCCGCCTGGGCGGACTGGATTTTCAAGGGAGTTTTGAAGTTCTAAGTTTTAACCCGAATTTGGAATCAGTATTAACGTCTCAAGACACCAGCTTCCTGCTCGATTCGGTCTAAAGCCTTCTTGGCTCTAAAAATAACTCTCAATAATGCCACCTGACTACTCCAAGCTGAGCGTGGTAACAGGGGCAAGGGAGACTCTACCTCAGTCTGAGAGTCATCAATGGATAACTCTAGATTACTAGTCTTCAAATTACTAGTCTTGTGATCGGAAACTGGAGTATTATCTAGCGCTATTGAATCAGTGGAGATATTAGTCATAGGAATGGCTTGCTCAAAGGGATAATTAGCTTGATGTAGCTTGATGTCGCTTGATGTCGCTTGATGTAGGGTGGGCAGTGCTTGATCGAGATTCATGTGCTGGCCATAGCTTTGGTAGCCACTGCCTAGGGTGTGGGGTGTGGGGTGTGGGGTGTGGGGTGTGGGGTAGGCTGTTTATTATTGGCCTTTTTCGGGGGAGATCGTTCACACCGGGATTGAGCTTTGCTCACGCTACGCGAACGCGTACGGCGATAACGCCCAGAATGGATATCTAGCAAGAGATACACTGTCTCATACTATCAGACAAAAAGGAAGTGCATGAAGTTTAAGCTATCGCCATCGCACAAAGTGAACAGCCTAGCCACTGCCCACCGAGGATTAATCACAAGCTTGATGTAGGGTGGGCAGTGCTTGACAAACGATTCATGTGCTGGCCATAGCTTTGGTAGCCACTGCCCACCAAGGATTAATCACAAGCTTGATGTAGGGTGGGCAGTGCTTGACAAACGATTCATGTGCTGGCCATAGCTTTGGTAGCCACTGCCCACCGAGGATTAATCACAAGCTTGATGTAGGGTGGGCAGTGCTTGACAAACGATTCATGTGCTGGCCATAGCTTTGGTAGCCACTGCCCACCAAGGATTAATCACAAGCTTGATGTAGGGTGGGCAGTGCTTGACAAACGATTCATGTGCTGGCCATAGCTTTGGTAGCCACTGCCCACCAAGGATTAATCACAAGCTTGATGTAGGGTGGGCAGTGCTTGACAAACGATTCATGTGCTAGCAATAGCTTTGGTAGCCACTGCCCACCAAGGATTAATCACAAGCTTGATGTAGGGTGGGCAGTGCTTGATAAACGATTCATGTGCTAGCAATAGCTTTGGTAGCCACTGCCCACCAAGGATTAATCACACAAGATCTTAAATTAACTGCTACTACTAGCTAAAGATGGCACCAACTCCTCTTGTTCCTGCCAACCTTTTGGCCAAAGTATACGATCAGCACTAAAGTGAAGTGGATCATTGTCTGGCCAAGGAGCATCAATTGGTTCCTCAATCAGAACAAATTCGCCATTATCAAAAGGGTTACCTTCTGCGCGATGCTTGATTTCAACTCGCTCCCGAATACCCTGTTTCTCCTGAGTAAGAGCGCGGTGGTGACAGTAAGGATTATTCCCTCTGCGGTCAAAGAAAACATGAGCAGTCCAACTGCAGCCACCACGACACAGTTGAGCAAATTCACAACTCTTGCAGAAACCCCACAGATGGTCTGTGCCTTTAGGAGTATCAGCCCCTAGATTAAACCGCAACTCCTCGGTCTCTTCAATAATTTCACGTAGGGAGTGGTCTCGGATATTACCTCCAGTGTAGGCGGAAGTCGGCAATGAGGGACAACCTTTGATAGCACCATCGGCTTCGATGCCTAAGCTAGATAGTCCAGCATTGCACCCCTGCCAAAATGCCCAAGGATTATCCTCTCCCCGTCCCCGCAGCAGTCGTTCATAGGGACCATAGTAACCAATATTATTACCAGCTTGAACCTTTACCCCTTCCCGAAAAGCCCGACGGGCCACCCGCGCTATCATCGGGTATACATCTAGCAACTCATAGGGTTGCAGCAGAATCTCACTATTATCCGCCGCATTCCCCATGGGTACAGTCAACTGAATTTGCCAAGCGAAGACTCCTGCATCCCGGATGCGCTCGTAAATCTGGGGAAACTCTGGTGCACTGAGCCGATTAATTTGAGTGTTACAACCGAAGGGGATACCGGCCTCTTTGAGATGGCTCATGGTCTTAAACGCCCATTGCCAAGAACCTTTCCTACCCCGCAACCGGTCGTGTGTGGCTTCTAAACCATCCACGGACACAGAAACTACTCGAATCCCAGCATCTTTCATCCGGCGGGCTGTATCTAAGCTAATCCCAAACCCTCCAGTGGTCATGCCACAGACCATTCCAGCGGAGGTAATCGCTTTGGCAATATCGAGCCAGTCAGGACGTAGAAAGGCTTCACCTCCAATTAAGGTGACTTCTGTAATCCCAACGTCGGCCAGTTGTCTGACCATGTCTAGGGCTTCTGTAGTGGAAAGTTCTTTAGCCCTGGTATGACCAGCCCGAGAACCACAGTGTTGACAGGCTAAATTGCACTTAAGGGTGATTTCCCAGACGGCATAACTAATTCTGCGATAGGTCATCACAATTCTCCCATGTTAAGTTATCTCGAAAGAGGGACAGACATCAGCTGATATAGCAGTTTTCAATGGGGTGAGGTACAGATTTGTGGGTTTTAGGGAATAGGGAATAGGTAACAGGGAATAGGGAATAGGGAATAGGGAAAAAATCCTGTGTACCTCATAAGTATATAAAACCCTAGAGTAAGCCAATCACAAATTAGTGACTTGGGTGTCAAAAAA includes:
- a CDS encoding nif11-class peptide radical SAM maturase 3; this encodes MTYRRISYAVWEITLKCNLACQHCGSRAGHTRAKELSTTEALDMVRQLADVGITEVTLIGGEAFLRPDWLDIAKAITSAGMVCGMTTGGFGISLDTARRMKDAGIRVVSVSVDGLEATHDRLRGRKGSWQWAFKTMSHLKEAGIPFGCNTQINRLSAPEFPQIYERIRDAGVFAWQIQLTVPMGNAADNSEILLQPYELLDVYPMIARVARRAFREGVKVQAGNNIGYYGPYERLLRGRGEDNPWAFWQGCNAGLSSLGIEADGAIKGCPSLPTSAYTGGNIRDHSLREIIEETEELRFNLGADTPKGTDHLWGFCKSCEFAQLCRGGCSWTAHVFFDRRGNNPYCHHRALTQEKQGIRERVEIKHRAEGNPFDNGEFVLIEEPIDAPWPDNDPLHFSADRILWPKGWQEQEELVPSLASSSS